A window of the Henckelia pumila isolate YLH828 chromosome 3, ASM3356847v2, whole genome shotgun sequence genome harbors these coding sequences:
- the LOC140886775 gene encoding putative ALA-interacting subunit 2 — translation MEMEELSSFAPIGNETDPGSSRQGRSKVMYLFTQQNLPACKPVLTPQWVVSILFVVGVIFIPVGLVFLHASQSVVELVYRYDTECVPEPFRSNKFAYITDSSITKNCSKYLKIRKHMKAPIYIYYQLDNYYQNHRRYVKSRSDQQLLHGLEYKDLRSCAPEDIHHGLPVVPCGLIAWSVFNDSYTFFRGTNELKVNRKNIAWRSDREHKFGKEVYPFNFQNGSLIGGSNLDANIPLNDQEDLIVWMRTAAFPNFRKLYGKIEEDLDADDIILVQLLNNYNTYSFSGSKKLVLSTSSWLGGRNNFLGMAYISIGICFIFVAVVFLLVHVKFPRPYGDTTNLSWNWSPISS, via the exons ATGGAAATGGAAGAATTGAGCTCCTTCGCACCTATTGGAAACGAAACTGATCCAGGATCATCCAGACAAGGCCGCTCTAAAG TCATGTACCTGTTTACTCAGCAAAATCTTCCGGCTTGTAAACCTGTCTTAACGCCTCAATGG GTTGTTTCGATATTGTTTGTGGTTGGAGTAATCTTCATTCCAGTTGGGCTCGTTTTTCTCCATGCTTCACAAAGT GTTGTTGAATTAGTGTACAGATATGATACGGAATGTGTGCCAGAGCCATTCAGAAGCAATAAATTTGCATACATCACGGATAGTTCGATTACCAAAAATTGCTCCAAGTACCTGAAG ATTCGCAAGCATATGAAAGCTCCAATATACATCTATTACCAGCTTGATAACTACTACCAGAACCATAGACG GTATGTTAAGAGTCGAAGTGATCAACAGCTCTTGCATGGACTTGAGTACAAAGATTTGAGATCATGTGCACCTGAAGATATTCACCATGGTCTCCCAGTCGTCCCTTGTGGTCTGATAGCTTGGAGTGTGTTCAACGACTCATACACTTTTTTCCGTGGGACAAATGAGTTGAAAGTTAACAGGAAGAACATTGCTTGGAGAAGTGACCGTGAACATAAATTTGGGAAGGAAGTTTATCCCTTCAATTTTCAAAATGGGTCTCTAATTGGCGGTTCAAACCTTGACGCGAACATTCCA CTAAATGATCAAGAGGATCTCATTGTATGGATGCGTACCGCTGCTTTCCCCAATTTTCGGAAGTTGTATGGAAAAATTGAGGAGGATTTAGATGCTGATGATATCATTTTAGTTCAACTTCTGAACAATTACAACACCTACAGTTTCAGCGGGAGCAAAAAGCTTGTTCTCTCGACATCAAGTTGGCTGGGCGGCCGTAATAATTTTCTGGGGATGGCCTACATATCAATTGGCATTTGTTTTATATTTGTCGCTGTTGTCTTTTTGTTGGTTCACGTCAAATTTCCAAG GCCATATGGCGATACAACTAATTTATCCTGGAATTGGAGCCCGATATCTAGTTGA